The following proteins are encoded in a genomic region of Corynebacterium atypicum:
- a CDS encoding LPXTG cell wall anchor domain-containing protein, translating to MRLDRSNSTEDVKLIRVANVQDGVLPLTGGIGVWAVALIGLAIAGAGLFWVRRRL from the coding sequence GTGCGCCTAGACAGGAGCAACTCCACCGAGGACGTCAAGCTCATCCGGGTAGCCAACGTTCAAGACGGCGTGCTGCCACTGACCGGTGGCATCGGCGTGTGGGCCGTGGCGTTGATTGGCCTGGCGATCGCCGGCGCGGGTCTGTTCTGGGTGCGCCGGCGGCTATAG
- a CDS encoding DEAD/DEAH box helicase, with the protein MTTFTDLGLPGELVRELNQRGVDKPFPIQAQAIPDALAGRDILGRGPTGSGKTFAFGLPMLTRLAGAPSKPGHPRGLVLAPTRELASQSADRLSDLAATLGLRVIAVVGGVSIAKHLRALVSPVDLLVATPGRAKDLIDRKALSLSSVEVTAIDEADQMADMGFLPQVRALLDLTAAGGQRMLFSATLDNQVDKLVRNYLRDPVTHSTAPVTAAVDTMDHYRFLCRTPQNRNQVAIAIAARDGRTIMFNRTRRGVDRTVKRLRKAGINAAGLHGDKAQGSREKALAGFAAGSVPVLVATDIAARGIDVADVSLVVHLDPPAEHKAYLHRAGRTARAGHAGTVVTLTTSEQEDEVATLLRKAGVTATDVEVTPDSEQLKQITGAGEPSGTPLPPFGSPEADAMGLGAPSKGGRAVGGAPVHPRGKKSTRGTRGGQRGQRGRRRAKGAVKGAVKGSVKGPVQGAVKRAAKNSPRQR; encoded by the coding sequence ATGACCACCTTTACAGACCTCGGCCTGCCCGGCGAGCTCGTGCGCGAGCTGAACCAGCGCGGCGTCGATAAGCCCTTCCCCATCCAAGCCCAGGCGATCCCGGACGCGCTGGCCGGACGCGACATCCTGGGCCGCGGGCCCACCGGCTCGGGCAAAACGTTCGCCTTCGGGCTGCCCATGCTCACCCGGCTCGCCGGCGCTCCCTCGAAGCCCGGCCACCCGCGCGGGCTGGTGCTGGCGCCGACCAGGGAGCTGGCATCGCAGTCGGCAGATAGGCTCTCCGATCTGGCGGCCACGCTGGGTTTGCGGGTGATCGCGGTGGTCGGCGGGGTGAGCATCGCTAAGCATCTGCGCGCGCTGGTCAGCCCGGTGGACCTTTTGGTGGCAACGCCTGGCCGGGCCAAAGACCTGATCGACCGCAAGGCCTTGAGCCTCAGTAGCGTCGAGGTCACCGCCATCGACGAGGCGGACCAGATGGCAGACATGGGCTTTCTTCCCCAGGTGCGTGCCCTGTTGGATCTCACCGCGGCAGGCGGGCAGCGGATGCTGTTTTCCGCCACGCTGGATAATCAGGTGGACAAGCTGGTACGCAACTACCTGCGCGATCCCGTCACCCATTCCACCGCCCCGGTGACCGCGGCGGTGGACACGATGGACCACTACCGGTTTCTCTGCCGCACCCCGCAGAACCGCAACCAGGTTGCCATAGCGATCGCGGCGCGCGATGGCCGCACGATTATGTTCAACCGCACCCGCCGCGGGGTGGACCGCACGGTCAAGAGGCTGCGCAAGGCGGGCATCAACGCCGCCGGGCTGCACGGGGACAAGGCGCAGGGCTCGCGCGAGAAGGCGCTGGCAGGCTTCGCGGCAGGATCGGTGCCGGTGCTGGTGGCCACGGACATCGCGGCCCGCGGGATCGACGTCGCGGACGTCTCGCTGGTGGTGCACCTGGACCCGCCGGCCGAGCACAAGGCGTACCTGCACCGGGCGGGCCGCACGGCGCGCGCGGGGCACGCGGGCACCGTGGTGACGCTGACGACCTCGGAGCAGGAAGACGAGGTGGCCACGCTGTTGCGCAAGGCCGGCGTCACCGCGACCGACGTCGAGGTCACCCCGGATTCCGAGCAGCTCAAGCAGATCACGGGGGCGGGCGAACCCTCGGGTACGCCCCTGCCGCCGTTCGGTTCGCCGGAGGCGGACGCGATGGGGCTCGGCGCGCCGTCGAAAGGCGGGCGCGCGGTTGGTGGCGCCCCGGTACACCCCCGCGGCAAGAAAAGCACCCGGGGGACCCGCGGCGGGCAGCGCGGTCAGCGCGGCCGCCGGCGGGCCAAAGGCGCGGTGAAGGGCGCGGTGAAGGGCTCCGTAAAGGGGCCAGTCCAAGGTGCGGTGAAACGTGCCGCGAAGAACTCCCCGCGGCAGCGCTAG
- a CDS encoding hemolysin family protein, whose product MDIVISILALVGFVLLTATTGLFVAIEFALTGLERSTVDHHVKTVGDRKAKAVKRDFENLSFALSGAQLGITVTTLATGFLAEPILAKFFTPLLELVGLPEQASSAVALVLALSVATILSMVFGELVPKNWAITSPLHVARFVVGPVNAFNVALKWFIKSLNTSANWMVRKLGIEPADELASVRSPQELSALVRHSVGDDIDEAMAEVLENSLEFGDATADELMTPRSTVDFLDAEDSVQDLIELARTSGHSRFPVAHGDLDETIGVVHIKQAFEVDRAQRGITPVGPMAKKIPTVPESLDGDTVLKAVRSAGSQLVLVADEYGGTAGIITIEDVVEEILGEVYDEHDDAQEKDVVQFGSSWEVSGLVRVEDLEDEVGYAPPDDAASETLGGLVMEQMRKIPSVGEAVLLPVGPSRLLEDAHPEAGGRWVARVAAMDGRRVDKVVLTPVSDADAEAYL is encoded by the coding sequence ATGGACATAGTTATCAGCATCCTCGCGCTCGTGGGCTTTGTGCTGCTCACCGCCACCACGGGCCTATTTGTGGCCATCGAGTTCGCCCTGACGGGCCTGGAGCGCTCGACCGTGGATCACCACGTGAAAACGGTAGGAGACCGCAAGGCCAAGGCGGTCAAGCGCGACTTTGAAAACCTCTCCTTCGCGCTTTCCGGGGCCCAGCTGGGCATCACGGTGACCACGCTTGCCACGGGCTTTCTGGCCGAGCCGATCCTGGCCAAATTCTTTACCCCCCTGCTCGAGCTAGTGGGCCTGCCGGAGCAGGCAAGCTCGGCGGTGGCGCTGGTGTTGGCGCTTTCGGTGGCCACGATTCTGTCGATGGTCTTCGGCGAGCTGGTGCCCAAGAACTGGGCGATCACCTCCCCGCTGCACGTGGCCCGCTTCGTGGTGGGCCCGGTCAACGCCTTCAACGTGGCGCTGAAGTGGTTTATCAAGTCTTTGAACACCTCGGCTAACTGGATGGTGCGCAAGCTCGGCATCGAGCCGGCCGACGAGCTGGCCAGCGTGCGCAGCCCGCAGGAGCTCTCCGCGCTGGTGCGCCACTCGGTGGGCGACGACATCGACGAGGCGATGGCGGAGGTGCTGGAGAACTCTCTGGAGTTCGGCGACGCGACGGCCGACGAGCTGATGACGCCGCGCTCGACGGTCGATTTCCTCGACGCCGAGGATTCGGTGCAGGACCTCATCGAGCTGGCGCGGACCAGCGGGCACTCGCGTTTTCCGGTCGCCCACGGCGACCTGGATGAAACAATCGGCGTGGTGCACATCAAGCAGGCCTTCGAGGTGGATCGCGCACAGCGCGGGATCACCCCGGTGGGGCCGATGGCCAAGAAGATCCCCACGGTGCCCGAGTCGCTGGACGGCGACACGGTGCTCAAGGCGGTGCGCTCGGCCGGCAGCCAGCTGGTTCTGGTCGCCGACGAGTACGGCGGCACCGCCGGCATCATCACCATCGAGGACGTCGTCGAGGAGATCCTGGGCGAGGTCTACGACGAGCACGATGACGCCCAGGAGAAGGACGTGGTGCAGTTCGGCTCAAGCTGGGAGGTCTCCGGCCTGGTGCGCGTGGAGGACCTCGAGGACGAGGTGGGCTACGCGCCGCCGGACGACGCGGCGTCAGAGACCTTAGGCGGGCTGGTGATGGAGCAGATGCGCAAGATCCCGTCCGTGGGCGAGGCAGTGCTGCTGCCGGTGGGCCCGTCCCGGCTTCTTGAGGACGCCCACCCGGAGGCCGGCGGGCGCTGGGTGGCGCGGGTCGCTGCGATGGACGGCCGGCGGGTGGACAAGGTTGTGCTCACCCCCGTCAGCGATGCGGATGCGGAGGCGTACCTGTGA
- a CDS encoding hemolysin family protein, with product MNIVVTILLIAALLLANAFFVASEFCLISSRRDRIENLIAQGKPTAEKVLHATEHLSIMLAGSQFGITICSLVLGKVAEPAVAHFIEEPFLALGVPEAALHPVAFALALAVITFLHILFGEMVPKNIAIAGPETLAMWLAPAIIGWVKITRPLIEFLNWLARITLRALGIEQKDELDSTVGQDELASMIAESRAEGFLDAEEHARLNKALRSDDRSLAEVTVPLEKVRALDFGTAGPTLGALEELLAQTGFSRFPVADRDGSFLGYVHVKDVLDRLSVAEVTEAIPRTRLRPLITLDAAQPLDEALNTLHVRNAHMAQVRERGRLVGIVFLEDLIEEYVGTVTDWTHEGDEAR from the coding sequence GTGAACATCGTCGTGACGATCCTCCTGATCGCGGCCCTGCTTTTGGCCAACGCGTTCTTTGTGGCCAGCGAGTTCTGCCTGATCTCGTCTCGGCGCGACCGGATCGAAAACCTCATCGCCCAGGGCAAGCCGACCGCGGAGAAGGTGCTGCACGCCACCGAGCACCTGTCCATCATGCTGGCCGGCTCGCAGTTCGGCATCACGATCTGCTCGCTGGTGCTGGGCAAGGTGGCCGAGCCCGCGGTGGCGCACTTCATCGAGGAGCCGTTCTTGGCCTTGGGCGTTCCGGAGGCGGCGCTGCACCCGGTGGCCTTCGCGTTGGCGCTGGCGGTGATCACCTTCCTGCACATCCTCTTCGGTGAGATGGTGCCTAAGAACATCGCGATCGCAGGTCCGGAGACGCTGGCGATGTGGCTGGCGCCCGCGATCATCGGCTGGGTGAAGATCACCCGCCCGTTGATCGAGTTTTTGAACTGGCTGGCGCGCATCACGCTGCGCGCGCTCGGCATCGAGCAAAAAGACGAACTGGATTCCACGGTGGGCCAAGACGAGCTGGCCTCGATGATCGCGGAGTCGCGCGCGGAGGGTTTCCTCGACGCCGAGGAGCACGCCCGGTTGAATAAGGCGCTGCGCTCGGACGACCGCAGCCTGGCCGAGGTGACCGTGCCGCTGGAGAAGGTGCGCGCGCTGGACTTTGGCACCGCCGGACCCACCCTGGGGGCGTTGGAGGAGCTGCTCGCGCAGACGGGCTTCTCGCGCTTCCCGGTCGCTGACCGCGACGGCTCGTTTTTGGGCTACGTGCACGTCAAGGACGTGCTTGACCGGCTCTCGGTGGCGGAGGTGACCGAGGCGATCCCGCGGACGAGGCTTCGCCCCCTGATTACTCTCGACGCCGCGCAGCCGCTCGACGAGGCGCTTAACACGCTGCACGTGCGCAACGCCCACATGGCCCAGGTGCGCGAGCGCGGCCGGCTGGTGGGCATCGTCTTCCTTGAGGATCTGATCGAGGAGTACGTGGGTACGGTCACTGACTGGACGCACGAGGGCGACGAGGCCCGGTAG
- a CDS encoding DEAD/DEAH box helicase: MDSQGTDSLSPGSTIEVRDELWVITQVTRTSDGWRLAVRGLSEFVRDKPAVFFTALENSIVVFDPADVTVVADNSPRLRHSKLWLESRLRSTPVPLYQERLEVAGGMLVDPLDYQLTAVRSALSPRRTRPRILLADAVGLGKTLEIGMIIAELIRRGRGERILVVTPNQVLEQFQQELWSRFTIPLVRLDSLGLQRVRQKLPASKNPFSFYPRAIISMDTLKLAKYRAHLEQVSWDVVVIDEVHNATNAGSLNNQLARVLAPKTDALILASATPHNGREESFRELIRLLDPLAVNPDGTIDQAAARELIIRRHRNSPEVAAVVGANWAKRKDPLNLVVSPSAEELAVAEELNRVWLDPQAAPVADRLFPWTLVKAFLSSPAALGETLSARLDREEKRLAGAEAAQNQNAVAALGRLAELNEKVTAATSAKFQRLVAYLREIGVAKESPTRVVVFSERVATLYWLHHNLVEALGMPAGAVRVMHGGLSDVEQLALIDEFKREKTPLRILVTGDVASEGVNLHTQCHHLVHFDIPWSLIRIQQRNGRVDRYGQKTPPQITTLLLDCAAAGEMTGELHVLTRLVEREAQANELLGDASSLMGKHSVSAEEDEIRKVLAGAKTFDAAVSSPGEVLTRAGHLGVEGEVGEPGGNAGAAAAFDADAFLASLGASVPGRSSAGDAHAAVSTAEAGSFSGATGLRAGLPDAAGAADTAGVTGTAGIELDRTAARSLYPTELDYLEDALDEAFLSVPFDTPAAGGVNFRVYRDEDIAELTPPGDLRRRLEFLPQDYVEYRQVMEKLMLATSTAAGRAQLRAAREGDSEKSWPKAHFLGPLHPVTQWAAERALSKMGFKEIPAFLAGPYGPDSPTVVVLGTLTNRFGQVVNRSFFTAAPSVLVADVTQADFRMPGTVSAAAVPDPVAFLVRAGLDPQAISPGNVRVPGYVAGLLAGAVDEAHAQMDLVREEAQRQAQARSNA; this comes from the coding sequence ATGGATTCGCAGGGCACAGACTCGCTTTCGCCGGGAAGCACCATCGAGGTCCGCGACGAGCTCTGGGTGATCACCCAGGTCACGCGCACCTCAGACGGCTGGCGGCTGGCGGTGCGGGGATTAAGCGAGTTTGTGCGCGACAAGCCGGCGGTGTTTTTTACCGCCCTGGAAAACTCGATCGTGGTCTTCGACCCGGCCGACGTGACGGTGGTGGCGGATAACTCGCCGCGGCTTAGGCACTCGAAGCTCTGGCTGGAGTCTAGGCTGCGCTCGACCCCGGTGCCGCTCTACCAGGAGCGCCTAGAGGTGGCCGGCGGGATGCTGGTAGACCCGCTGGACTATCAGCTCACCGCGGTGCGTAGCGCGCTTAGCCCCAGGCGCACTCGCCCGCGGATCCTGCTGGCGGACGCGGTGGGCCTGGGCAAGACCCTAGAGATCGGGATGATCATCGCCGAGCTGATTCGCCGCGGCCGCGGCGAGCGCATTCTGGTGGTCACCCCCAACCAGGTGCTCGAGCAGTTCCAGCAGGAGTTGTGGAGCAGGTTCACCATCCCCTTGGTGCGTCTGGATTCGCTTGGGCTGCAGCGGGTGCGCCAGAAGCTTCCGGCCTCGAAGAACCCGTTTTCTTTCTACCCGCGGGCGATCATCTCGATGGACACGCTCAAGCTGGCCAAGTACCGGGCGCACCTGGAGCAGGTGTCCTGGGACGTGGTGGTGATCGACGAGGTCCACAACGCCACCAACGCCGGCAGCTTGAACAACCAGCTGGCCCGCGTGCTGGCCCCGAAGACGGATGCGCTGATCTTGGCCTCGGCCACCCCGCACAACGGGCGGGAGGAATCGTTCAGGGAGCTGATCCGCCTGCTCGACCCGCTGGCGGTCAACCCCGATGGCACCATCGATCAGGCTGCGGCCCGCGAGCTGATCATCCGCCGGCACCGCAACTCCCCGGAGGTGGCCGCGGTGGTGGGCGCGAACTGGGCCAAGCGCAAGGACCCGCTGAACCTCGTGGTTTCCCCCTCGGCCGAGGAGCTGGCGGTGGCCGAGGAGCTCAACCGGGTCTGGCTGGATCCTCAGGCCGCGCCGGTGGCAGACCGGCTTTTTCCGTGGACGCTGGTCAAGGCGTTTCTGTCTTCGCCGGCGGCACTCGGCGAGACGCTTTCCGCACGCCTGGACCGCGAAGAAAAGCGCCTTGCCGGCGCGGAGGCCGCGCAGAACCAGAACGCGGTGGCAGCGCTGGGCCGGCTGGCCGAGCTCAACGAGAAGGTCACGGCGGCCACCTCGGCGAAGTTTCAGCGGCTGGTGGCCTACCTGCGCGAGATCGGGGTAGCCAAAGAGAGCCCGACGCGCGTGGTGGTCTTCTCCGAGCGCGTGGCCACGCTCTACTGGCTTCACCACAACCTGGTTGAGGCCCTCGGCATGCCCGCCGGCGCGGTGCGGGTGATGCATGGCGGGCTTTCTGATGTCGAGCAGCTGGCGCTGATCGACGAGTTTAAGCGGGAGAAGACCCCGCTGCGCATCCTCGTGACGGGCGACGTGGCCAGCGAGGGGGTGAACCTGCACACGCAGTGCCACCACCTGGTGCACTTTGATATCCCGTGGTCTTTGATCCGCATCCAGCAGCGCAACGGCCGGGTGGACCGTTACGGGCAGAAGACGCCCCCGCAGATCACCACGCTGCTGTTGGACTGCGCGGCCGCCGGCGAGATGACCGGCGAGCTGCACGTGCTCACCCGGCTGGTGGAGCGCGAGGCGCAGGCCAACGAGCTGTTGGGCGACGCGTCCTCGCTCATGGGCAAGCACTCGGTGAGTGCCGAGGAGGACGAGATCCGCAAGGTGTTGGCGGGAGCAAAGACTTTCGACGCCGCGGTCTCCTCCCCCGGCGAGGTGCTCACCCGGGCGGGGCACCTGGGCGTGGAAGGCGAAGTCGGCGAGCCGGGCGGCAACGCTGGCGCGGCCGCCGCCTTCGATGCGGACGCGTTTCTCGCCTCGCTGGGCGCGAGCGTGCCGGGCCGCTCCTCCGCCGGTGACGCGCACGCCGCCGTGTCCACCGCCGAGGCCGGGTCTTTTTCCGGCGCTACCGGCCTGCGGGCGGGCCTGCCGGATGCGGCAGGCGCCGCGGATACGGCCGGCGTCACGGGCACTGCGGGCATTGAGTTGGACCGCACCGCCGCGCGCTCGCTCTACCCCACCGAGCTCGACTACCTGGAGGACGCCCTCGATGAGGCCTTCCTTTCGGTGCCCTTCGACACGCCCGCCGCCGGCGGGGTGAACTTTCGGGTGTACCGCGACGAAGATATCGCGGAGCTGACCCCGCCTGGCGACCTGCGCCGCAGGCTGGAGTTCCTGCCGCAGGACTACGTGGAGTACCGCCAGGTGATGGAGAAGCTGATGCTGGCCACCTCCACGGCCGCCGGGCGCGCCCAGCTGCGCGCCGCCCGCGAGGGCGACTCGGAGAAGTCCTGGCCCAAGGCCCACTTTTTGGGCCCGCTGCACCCGGTCACCCAGTGGGCGGCCGAGCGGGCGCTTTCGAAAATGGGGTTTAAGGAGATCCCGGCGTTTTTGGCCGGCCCTTATGGCCCAGATTCCCCCACGGTGGTGGTTCTGGGAACCCTGACCAACCGCTTCGGGCAGGTGGTCAACCGCTCGTTTTTCACCGCCGCGCCCTCGGTGCTGGTGGCCGACGTGACCCAGGCGGACTTCCGCATGCCCGGTACGGTCAGCGCGGCCGCGGTGCCAGACCCGGTGGCGTTTCTGGTGCGCGCGGGCCTGGACCCGCAGGCGATCAGCCCCGGCAACGTCCGCGTGCCGGGCTATGTGGCCGGCCTTCTCGCCGGCGCCGTGGACGAGGCGCACGCGCAGATGGACCTGGTGCGCGAGGAGGCCCAACGGCAGGCTCAGGCGCGCAGCAACGCCTGA
- a CDS encoding type II restriction endonuclease subunit M gives MNAEAERVLEKLAGAPRVGRLEPCYSRGWDETNDKKAGFFDVSWQRPTSWGQAILQGPHLSVANPLAKEPNPTLKNNADWTEIDLEALPEDFIPATAYQPSSPDIAESYGSWTIAGRPVRQVDAYRLVWRNYVGSTSGERTLQPALIPPGAMHVDVPFSMYLDSAIVAAVGTTMSSILLDFVTRSTGKSHIRGEIIQTLPFVETPLLRGVGTRNFLRLNCLTRAYAPLWEELTGTEWTLKVPLRTARDRWRAANEIDAIVALALGLSADELTTIYRTQFPVLRGYDTTRDYFDANGRIVAKDVMKLQKDAWRKDPHARLTEAERTWMHPQSKVSYTFLYPFATLDREADLKSCYARFSRDPGAYPEP, from the coding sequence ATGAATGCGGAGGCCGAGCGGGTGCTGGAGAAGCTCGCCGGAGCCCCGCGGGTCGGCCGGCTCGAGCCGTGCTACTCGCGTGGTTGGGACGAGACCAACGACAAGAAGGCCGGGTTCTTCGACGTCTCCTGGCAGCGCCCCACCTCCTGGGGGCAGGCCATCCTGCAGGGCCCGCACCTGAGCGTGGCCAACCCCCTGGCCAAGGAGCCCAACCCCACGCTCAAAAACAACGCCGACTGGACCGAGATTGACCTCGAGGCGCTCCCGGAGGACTTCATCCCCGCCACCGCCTACCAGCCGAGCTCCCCGGACATCGCGGAAAGCTACGGCTCCTGGACCATCGCGGGCCGCCCCGTGCGCCAGGTGGACGCCTACCGGCTGGTCTGGCGCAACTACGTCGGCAGCACGAGCGGGGAAAGGACGCTACAACCTGCGCTTATCCCACCAGGAGCAATGCATGTCGATGTTCCTTTCTCCATGTATCTCGACAGCGCTATAGTCGCCGCAGTCGGAACAACGATGTCTTCGATCTTGCTCGATTTTGTAACCCGATCGACAGGCAAATCTCACATCCGCGGCGAGATCATCCAAACCCTGCCCTTCGTGGAGACGCCGCTCTTGCGGGGCGTCGGCACGCGGAACTTCCTGCGGCTCAACTGCCTCACCCGGGCCTACGCGCCGCTGTGGGAGGAGCTCACCGGAACCGAGTGGACGCTGAAGGTGCCGCTGCGCACCGCACGGGATCGCTGGCGGGCCGCCAATGAGATCGACGCCATCGTGGCGCTCGCGCTGGGACTGAGCGCAGACGAGCTCACCACCATCTACCGCACCCAGTTCCCCGTGCTGCGCGGCTACGACACCACCCGCGACTACTTTGACGCCAACGGGCGCATCGTGGCCAAGGACGTGATGAAGCTGCAGAAGGACGCCTGGAGGAAGGACCCCCACGCCCGGCTCACCGAGGCAGAGCGCACCTGGATGCACCCGCAGTCGAAGGTCAGCTACACCTTCTTGTACCCGTTTGCCACGCTCGACCGGGAGGCGGACCTTAAATCCTGCTACGCGCGCTTCTCCCGGGATCCTGGGGCCTATCCTGAACCTTAA
- a CDS encoding DEAD/DEAH box helicase, producing MFFGPYVRTRLPFKPAEDWQGTLDFLPDWFVPYAHQAEAFQRLRAFLPTVVVTGTGSGKTESFLYPILDHCRRQKAKGIRGIKAVILYPMNALAGDQERRLAELLTTFDEYAGITAGVFTGEATEAGAGGHGRTEVSEKGLITDQPAMRELPPDILLTNYKMLDYLVLRDADEALWAKSATSLRFMVLDEFHTYDGAQGTDVALLLRRLGLKLKAYQPDGFLTPEEEGRALGKVTPVATSATLGTGAGARTELLEFAGTVFGRDFDAGAIVGETTMSLARWQAAIPGIVGKTGTPTGMPTRADAVRIADQLAAAASAHAHEGGRAGADELTHEVLCRELFSCSTELTDAIAAASVNELVVAILQTTREPVALDGPGGLAAAVLPREVRRLPGGVAHRLLTAVLGEIAYLRTQWGASHGFAGKKLPGVEVHLWVRELSRLERAIGDKPEADSPPGQLFRFSDDGTTDKPRTFWLPACYCRRCGRSGWMAALTPGGDAYELSPSAIRRVSVRDAGLKRPLIDATSEVAKGAVEGDSGEARVHWFDPAAATLSSTPPTRPRSWPRKTAAPRAGKRTRSASWARGSPRCSRWR from the coding sequence ATGTTCTTCGGGCCGTACGTGCGCACCCGGCTGCCGTTTAAGCCCGCGGAAGACTGGCAGGGCACCCTCGACTTTTTGCCCGACTGGTTCGTGCCCTACGCCCACCAGGCCGAGGCGTTCCAGCGGCTGCGCGCGTTCTTACCCACTGTAGTGGTCACGGGGACCGGCTCGGGAAAGACCGAGTCCTTCCTCTACCCCATCCTGGACCACTGCCGCAGGCAGAAGGCCAAGGGCATCCGCGGCATCAAGGCCGTGATCCTCTACCCCATGAACGCGCTGGCCGGCGACCAGGAGCGCCGCCTGGCCGAGCTTCTGACCACCTTCGACGAGTACGCCGGGATCACCGCAGGCGTGTTTACCGGCGAGGCCACCGAGGCCGGCGCCGGCGGCCACGGGCGCACCGAGGTCAGCGAGAAGGGGCTGATCACTGATCAACCGGCTATGCGTGAGCTTCCGCCGGACATCCTCCTGACCAACTACAAGATGCTCGACTACCTGGTGCTGCGCGATGCCGACGAAGCCTTGTGGGCGAAGTCTGCGACCAGCCTGCGCTTTATGGTCCTCGACGAGTTCCACACCTACGACGGCGCGCAAGGCACCGACGTCGCCCTGCTACTTCGCCGCCTAGGGCTCAAACTCAAGGCCTACCAGCCAGACGGCTTCCTCACGCCCGAGGAAGAAGGCCGCGCCCTGGGCAAGGTCACGCCGGTGGCCACCTCGGCCACGCTGGGCACCGGGGCGGGTGCGCGCACGGAGCTGCTGGAATTCGCCGGCACCGTCTTCGGGCGTGACTTCGACGCCGGCGCCATCGTGGGCGAGACCACCATGTCGCTTGCTCGCTGGCAGGCGGCGATCCCCGGCATCGTGGGGAAAACGGGCACGCCCACCGGGATGCCCACGCGCGCGGACGCGGTGCGCATCGCAGACCAGCTGGCGGCCGCCGCGTCGGCGCACGCTCACGAAGGCGGGCGGGCCGGCGCCGACGAGCTCACCCACGAAGTGCTCTGCCGCGAGCTTTTCTCGTGTTCCACCGAGCTGACCGACGCGATCGCGGCGGCGAGCGTCAACGAGCTCGTCGTCGCCATCCTCCAGACCACCCGGGAACCGGTCGCCCTGGACGGGCCCGGAGGGCTTGCCGCCGCCGTGCTGCCCCGCGAGGTGCGCCGGCTTCCCGGAGGTGTGGCCCACCGGCTTCTGACCGCGGTTCTCGGCGAGATCGCCTACCTGCGCACCCAGTGGGGCGCCAGCCACGGCTTCGCCGGCAAGAAGCTGCCCGGGGTCGAGGTCCACCTGTGGGTGCGCGAGCTTTCCCGCCTCGAGCGGGCCATCGGCGATAAGCCGGAGGCAGACTCCCCGCCCGGCCAGCTCTTTCGGTTCTCCGACGACGGCACCACCGACAAGCCGCGCACCTTCTGGCTTCCCGCCTGCTACTGCCGGCGCTGCGGGCGCAGCGGCTGGATGGCGGCCCTTACCCCCGGCGGCGACGCCTACGAGCTCTCGCCGTCTGCGATCCGGCGGGTCAGCGTGCGCGACGCCGGCCTGAAACGCCCGCTCATCGACGCCACCAGCGAGGTAGCCAAAGGCGCAGTCGAAGGCGACAGCGGCGAGGCCCGCGTGCACTGGTTCGACCCGGCCGCCGCGACACTGAGCTCTACCCCGCCGACCAGGCCGCGGAGCTGGCCCAGGAAGACTGCTGCCCCTCGTGCGGGGAAAAGGACGCGATCCGCTTCGTGGGCTCGCGGATCGCCACGCTGTTCTCGGTGGCGGTGA